TCATTATTATCTATTATTGAAAACGGagtaaagaaatgttaaattataataatatgaattgtattttcattgttaaatataatcTGTTTTCAGATACGGCGGAGGTTATGGAGCCACCGGGGTGGGTGGGTACGCGACTGGTGTAAGTGGGTACGGGGCTGGAGCAGGTGGGTACGGTGGTGGTGCAGGTGGGTACGGGGGTGGATTGGGTAACATCATCTCTCAGCAGGTGGAGATCACCAGGCCAGTGGCCGTGCCCGTGTACAAGGCTGTAGCGGTACCCGTGCCCCAGCCGGTGCCCGTGGCAGTGCCCCACCCCGTGCCTATCCACGTGCCCCAGCCCATCCCCGTTCACGTGCCAGTACCCGTGCCCGTGGTCAAGACGATCCCCGTCACTGTGGAGAAGCCCGTGCCGTACCCGGTTGAGAAGCCGTACCCCATCACAATAGAGAAGAAGGTGCCTGTACCCGTGCCTAAGCCTTACCCAGTGCGAGTACCCGTTTACAAGGTCAAGCACATCTACCACACACCCAAGGTCTACACGAGCTACCACCACTAGTCAGGTAAGCCTGTAAGGCAGCTTAGTCACAAAATAAGGTTTGTCCATATAAATATGGGACGATGTCCCTTTTCAATTCcttttccaaatttcaaaaaagtaaaaaataaatttctcctttagttttgtgtaaaatatttattctgaaacGTTGGAAATaagtaatgtgttaaaaaatcaTCCTCATGCTTTTATCACTAAGTACGCTAATCTTTATAAAGTTCGTCTTTTCCTCCTCTTGCGAGGATTAACTAAACCAGTTGTATCATTTCAAGTAACAAACATCCATGCGGGTATTTGTCTATGATACAAAACAGAAGCACTCCTGAGTTCCTAAAACATGTTTGACATCccctgtaaaaaaataattgtcataTAAAGATCCTCTAAAACACGTTATGAATTATACCATTATATATTAAAGAGTTAGATATGATGTGCGGGCAATTCATTTTTAGTAACTTCATCTCAATgatttacaagtaaaaataatttgtttatcctTAAGCAACTTACTCTATAAAAACGTAATGATTTTTCAGATGCTCCTAGTCTAAGTCATCAGCAACTTTGCATCGCCTCATCATAACATCATTCACCAGCCATTTCTGAATATGATACCTCGCACTTACTTCATATGCACTATCATCATATTATCATCATCATAATCATCACAGACGGACTGAACAGACCTGATGAACTGAACTGTTGATTCTGGTATCCTAATTATGAACCAAATAGTCCAATCATCACCACTTACCGCACTTATTGCACTGCAATTGTtaccaattttatattattgttgttaactattttgccaaatgttttatacttgtatatttgtttatatgtttgtataatatatattgttttttacaacttatgGTTTTATTTAACATACCTTTGTTTTGATTGCGAAAATCACCCATAATATGTATATGCTAGATGAGTTATTAGAATTCTGTTATGTTGAAAgcatgttttaaaacagtttagtcATTTGTTAACTGATATCAATGGaaacacgttttttttattttaaggaaattttaGGAATTAATTACCTGAGATTTAATTAATGGTTCTTTCTAAATAAACACAGTAAAACCTAGAATATACAGCATTCGACATACACTCGTAATTGATCTAATACAAAGCATTCAGACAGTGTCCTTCCAAAATATGATAACTGGCTttgacattaaataaaaatgacgTAGTATGACGTTTTTGTGTTGACCCATTACGGAATGTCCAAGTAGCTGGAAGCGTTATTTATGTCCTGTTGGCCAAGCGAACAGGTTCTGGAGGTTGAGATGTCTCTTTTCGGCAACTGGATCCGCGATTTATGACTTAATAGGGAATCTATAAATCTGCTGTAGCCATTCTGTTTAATAGAGTATCTAGAAAATCCTGGAAAATCTTTTATGGCAGAGAAATCATGCTTATCGTAAAGTCCAATTTTCTTGCCTGACTTCAAAAAAGCAAATGTTTAACCACACTGTGCTTAAAATAAGTATATAGCTATCAGTTCACCAACTTTGTTTGTGTATGTCGGACCtggttttagtagttttaaaaagattttaataataatatttttgtccgAAAATCCATGAAGTAGccttgtttaagttttaaaattaaataaagatctattgcaaaaaatattattataacactagCTGTTACTCGTGGCTTTGCACgtgatttcctattgaataacgtCATAGgcatatctttttaaaatagcatattaaacactcctgaaaatagGTGATGATCACTATAAGATATTTCAAACTCCTGATCTATTTGAAATTTTGGGCCTTGAGGTCGGAGAGTGAAATAGCTCTAATGAATAACTATGAAATAAGCAAATTATTCTGCTACATTccataaatatttgaatgaatagcttcaacaatttcagtaacactggCTGAAATTGTTGAACAATAGTTCAACTATTTTAGCCAAAATGGAGAAATTCTGCTCGCAACAATTTTAGCGAGAGCATTTTTGATATAATATGATGAATTCCTATGATTTTTGAATTGTAGGTAGACATGTTTAAGGTACATAATATTTCAGTGTTCAGTGTGAAAAggttcaaaagttaaataaaaatgactttagctcttatttcaggttaaaagaaaaatgtctggttcgaatcaattatatttcaatcaATCGCCATAATATGTTTGCCTTGTTGCCTCAATCAAAGAACATCTACATACACAATTTGCGAAACCTACTTAATCAAAAATGAGTTTATTTCCAACCATTAAATTTTGGTCTAATGCAATTCCCCCGattcaagaaaaaatatacataaattggCCTAAAAAGTCCACTTTGTACAAAAGGCGTCTACTTTTATTGATAATGATCTACTTTATTTCTAAGGTATTGTAGAGTTAGCCTTGTTGTCCTGTTCAAGGAAGTATATACATAAGTTGGTCTTAAAAAAGTATCCTAAAGGCAAAAATCTATTACTTACGGCCATGTAATCTACTTACGGTGTACGCTGGTTTTGGCGCTTTAGTAGAGTTTGAATTTTGCCCCAGTTAagaaatatacacatacatatacatatgttaCTCTGAAATTTTTACTTCTGGTCATTGTGATTATCTTCCGGTCTAAAGCCATTCCAGTCCCGTATGAGTGTTTGCATAGATTCCCCGATCAGGAAATATATGAATATACCTATCTGGAATGTCTCAACTCCCGCTATTGGCGTATACTaccggtctaaggtatttctggtgCCATAGTAGTGTTTGCCTTATAGTATATAAATACGGTCAGAAAATTCTACTTCGGTAAAATAGTGAATACTTCCGACCATTTTAATGTACTTCTCAGTGTATTTCCGGCACTGTAGTTTGTTGAGTGCAAAATACACGAgtcaaatttcacctttctagACAGTGGGTGGTagagaaacaaaatatagttcttctaggggttgcACCACTGTTTGAATCTCTTTGGGTAGCTTATCTTCATAAAcatgcttttgttttatttttttaagcagGAGGtacatgtgtgtcaaatttaatctttctaaGACGTTGagaagttaaaatacaaaatataattcttctaggGGTTGCAACCGTATTTCATCTCTTGTGGATGTTTGATaattatgaaaatgctttag
This Homalodisca vitripennis isolate AUS2020 chromosome 3, UT_GWSS_2.1, whole genome shotgun sequence DNA region includes the following protein-coding sequences:
- the LOC124358648 gene encoding cuticle protein 79-like, with protein sequence MLPSHSRAMIVLVIACLLALGAATEEDSVQSLDEKKQEKRGIESGLHSGYGATSYEISDHGYGGGYGATGVGGYATGVSGYGAGAGGYGGGAGGYGGGLGNIISQQVEITRPVAVPVYKAVAVPVPQPVPVAVPHPVPIHVPQPIPVHVPVPVPVVKTIPVTVEKPVPYPVEKPYPITIEKKVPVPVPKPYPVRVPVYKVKHIYHTPKVYTSYHH